One part of the Treponema peruense genome encodes these proteins:
- a CDS encoding AbrB/MazE/SpoVT family DNA-binding domain-containing protein, which yields MGVEVLTVSSKGQIVLPVKMRRTIGITDGDKLAAFASDDGVIMLKVVKVPTVQDFKVRLDEAKDWAESVGYKEEDISDIIKSVRLAKRENSN from the coding sequence ATGGGTGTAGAGGTTTTAACAGTTTCATCAAAAGGCCAGATTGTACTTCCAGTCAAAATGAGAAGAACTATTGGTATTACAGATGGTGATAAACTTGCAGCCTTTGCTTCTGACGATGGAGTAATAATGCTTAAGGTCGTAAAGGTTCCGACTGTTCAGGATTTTAAGGTACGCCTGGACGAAGCCAAAGATTGGGCTGAATCTGTCGGTTATAAAGAAGAAGATATCAGTGATATTATCAAATCTGTAAGGCTGGCAAAGCGTGAAAATAGTAATTGA
- a CDS encoding putative toxin-antitoxin system toxin component, PIN family, protein MKIVIDTNVVISGTFFGGNPRKILESVVSHDLDASATTEIIDEYQEIVDEMIVRKQGHLRKDLLVPFINSLDLIEPVTTTDVCRDLDDNKFLSCAKDSDSLYIVSGDKDLLELHTFEGIQIITAKNFVEMYLNT, encoded by the coding sequence GTGAAAATAGTAATTGACACTAATGTGGTTATATCCGGAACTTTCTTTGGAGGTAATCCAAGGAAAATTCTTGAATCTGTAGTATCACATGATTTGGATGCCTCTGCCACAACAGAAATTATTGATGAATATCAGGAAATCGTTGACGAGATGATTGTACGAAAACAAGGTCATCTTCGTAAAGATTTGCTGGTTCCTTTTATCAATAGTCTTGATTTGATTGAACCTGTTACAACAACTGATGTTTGCCGGGATCTGGATGACAACAAGTTTCTCTCGTGTGCCAAAGATTCTGATTCCCTTTATATTGTTAGTGGCGATAAAGATTTACTTGAGTTGCATACATTTGAAGGTATTCAAATAATTACCGCAAAGAATTTTGTGGAAATGTATCTGAATACTTGA